A portion of the Oxynema aestuarii AP17 genome contains these proteins:
- a CDS encoding MBOAT family O-acyltransferase has product MLFTSTIFIFLFLPLVLLAYWTVKPRSLRNLVLLFASLFFYAWGELQFIVLMLASISINYTIALAIDRHHQKPQKQLLLTLGIAANLGILFWFKYSAFFSQALDRLFSSTQAIAIPIPSVHLPLGISFFTFQALSYLVDVYRKQVKANRNPIQLSLYIAFFPQLIAGPIVRYIEIAPQLIRRQVNVEKFASGIRRFAIGLGKKMLVANTLAKPSDAIFGLETSQLTPTLTALAIACYSLQIYFDFSGYSDMAIGLGRLFGFDLPENFNYPYSARSLREFWQRWHISLSTWFRDYLYIPLGGNRRSPCRTYFNLTLVFLLCGLWHGANWTFIVWGLIHGAFLIVERLLYRVNLGIERFPGSIVYTWIVVGLAWVFFRSPNLEYAIDFLKIMFGTVPWSQNQYTIQDYWNAEIAVTLVIGAIAALPIYPIALQWYWQWRDRLSSKLPISQITLFHCMASVEIMAIASIFWASTAKIAAETYQPFIYFRF; this is encoded by the coding sequence ATGTTATTTACTTCGACAATTTTTATTTTCCTATTCCTTCCCCTCGTCTTACTCGCTTATTGGACGGTAAAACCGCGATCGCTTCGCAATCTTGTTCTCCTCTTCGCCAGCCTCTTTTTTTATGCCTGGGGAGAATTACAATTTATCGTACTCATGCTCGCCTCGATCTCCATCAATTACACGATCGCCCTCGCCATCGACCGCCATCACCAAAAACCTCAAAAACAACTCCTCTTAACTCTCGGAATCGCCGCCAATCTCGGCATCCTCTTCTGGTTTAAATATAGTGCATTTTTTAGCCAAGCTCTCGATCGCTTATTCTCCTCAACCCAGGCGATCGCCATTCCTATCCCTTCCGTTCACTTACCCCTAGGCATTTCCTTCTTTACCTTCCAAGCCCTTTCTTATCTCGTCGATGTCTATCGAAAGCAAGTTAAAGCCAATCGAAATCCGATTCAACTTTCCCTTTACATCGCCTTTTTTCCGCAGTTAATTGCCGGACCGATCGTCCGCTATATCGAGATCGCCCCTCAACTCATTCGGCGTCAAGTCAACGTTGAAAAATTCGCTAGCGGAATTCGACGTTTCGCGATCGGTTTAGGCAAAAAAATGCTCGTTGCCAATACTTTAGCCAAACCAAGCGATGCGATTTTTGGATTAGAAACCAGTCAATTAACTCCTACTTTAACCGCATTGGCGATCGCCTGCTACAGCTTGCAAATTTATTTCGACTTTTCTGGTTATTCCGATATGGCGATTGGTTTAGGTCGCCTGTTTGGATTCGACTTACCCGAAAACTTTAACTATCCTTATAGTGCGCGATCGCTGCGTGAATTTTGGCAACGCTGGCATATTTCTTTATCCACTTGGTTTCGCGATTATCTGTACATTCCTCTGGGCGGAAATCGGCGATCGCCCTGCCGAACTTATTTTAACTTAACCCTAGTTTTCCTATTATGTGGCTTGTGGCATGGCGCCAACTGGACGTTTATCGTCTGGGGGTTAATTCACGGTGCCTTTTTAATCGTGGAACGACTACTTTATCGGGTTAATTTAGGCATCGAACGGTTTCCCGGTAGCATCGTCTACACTTGGATCGTTGTCGGTTTAGCCTGGGTATTTTTCCGATCGCCGAATTTAGAATATGCAATAGATTTTTTAAAAATTATGTTCGGTACGGTTCCATGGAGTCAGAATCAATATACTATTCAAGACTATTGGAATGCAGAGATTGCCGTGACCCTAGTCATCGGTGCGATCGCCGCTTTACCGATTTATCCGATCGCCTTACAATGGTATTGGCAATGGCGCGATCGGCTCTCGTCTAAATTGCCGATTTCTCAGATAACCTTATTTCATTGTATGGCCAGTGTAGAAATTATGGCGATCGCCTCTATTTTTTGGGCATCGACGGCGAAAATTGCCGCAGAAACTTATCAACCCTTTATTTATTTTCGCTTTTAA
- a CDS encoding response regulator: MKQILVVDDSATMRRMVRASLQSLPDVTFGEASTGLEAIEQLAISSVDLIVLDLNMPDMHGLEAIEFVRGHDLYRAIPIVVLTTRGDDNSRERAMSAGASRYLTKPFDPRTLAREVLDLLKQPIAND, encoded by the coding sequence ATGAAACAGATTTTAGTGGTAGATGATTCGGCGACAATGCGTCGGATGGTCAGAGCATCGCTGCAATCCTTACCCGACGTTACGTTTGGGGAAGCGAGTACGGGATTGGAGGCGATCGAACAACTGGCGATCTCGTCGGTAGATTTGATCGTCCTCGACTTAAATATGCCCGATATGCACGGATTGGAGGCGATCGAATTCGTGCGGGGTCACGATCTTTATCGTGCGATTCCGATCGTGGTGTTGACCACGCGAGGGGACGACAACAGCCGCGAACGGGCCATGAGTGCGGGGGCTTCGCGCTACCTAACCAAACCGTTCGACCCGCGCACGTTAGCGCGGGAAGTGCTCGACTTGCTCAAGCAACCGATTGCCAACGATTAA
- a CDS encoding pentapeptide repeat-containing protein: protein MGRSTRTTFDDFSAIGAGAAVGAIAPFGATFGSSVGASSGGVSRAAGCSGVSGTLTSEVSLSGVSLSGVSLSGVSLSGVSLSGVSLAEAPR, encoded by the coding sequence TTGGGCAGGTCTACCCGCACCACGTTCGACGACTTCTCGGCGATCGGCGCCGGGGCGGCGGTCGGGGCGATCGCTCCTTTCGGCGCCACTTTCGGTTCCTCGGTCGGCGCTTCTTCGGGGGGAGTCTCGCGCGCTGCTGGCTGCTCTGGGGTCTCGGGGACGCTCACTTCCGAGGTCTCCCTTTCCGGGGTCTCCCTTTCCGGGGTCTCCCTTTCCGGGGTCTCCCTTTCCGGGGTCTCCCTTTCCGGGGTCTCCCTCGCCGAAGCCCCCCGGTGA
- a CDS encoding chemotaxis protein CheW produces the protein MSVNTSVSSSPEEIQNFIFFELAGTTYGIEATYVQQMDTVERITPVPNALSFVEGVVFSRGQVLPLLNLRVRFGFEKIPYDIRTRSIVVRHQQRTVGLIVDTAREFISLPNNVIQPLPEGISGLSGKYLKGTITLEERVVLVLNVEELLKVEETPIVAAE, from the coding sequence ATGAGTGTGAACACTTCTGTATCGTCCTCCCCCGAGGAAATTCAAAACTTTATCTTTTTTGAACTGGCGGGAACCACCTACGGCATCGAAGCGACCTACGTCCAGCAAATGGATACCGTCGAGCGCATTACCCCCGTTCCCAACGCCTTATCCTTCGTCGAAGGCGTCGTCTTTTCCCGAGGACAAGTGCTACCCCTACTCAACTTGCGAGTGCGATTCGGCTTTGAAAAAATTCCCTACGACATTCGCACTCGTTCGATCGTCGTGCGCCACCAACAGCGAACCGTCGGTTTGATCGTCGATACGGCCAGAGAATTTATTTCCCTGCCCAACAACGTCATTCAACCCTTACCGGAAGGCATTTCCGGATTGAGCGGCAAATATTTAAAAGGCACTATCACCCTCGAAGAGCGCGTCGTGCTGGTGTTAAACGTCGAAGAATTATTAAAAGTAGAAGAAACGCCGATCGTAGCCGCAGAATAA
- a CDS encoding methyl-accepting chemotaxis protein — protein sequence MAKNQSNKKKKNGSKNGHIADGGREQIRDEFRDRFQERAVVVSRQANEIYEIAAQVARGAESQQESIERSCSEMRDMATSLTQTTSQVESVASSSEQIVSSINEMAASIEQVTASTQELATGLKQTSAAIEQTTHSIAQVSNNAQEMSTSATQVTASMTEIASSIQNVNVDTDNLASGLNETAASMEEMTASIQGVAENADDLSAAAEQTSASINEMAASIEEVSATSENMAVSVEEVSTSIEEMARSIEGVAENAKQITEAATSAATSAEQLDRSIHSVATLTQKADQITRRVASDAKDGGATVQKSIQGLTRVRTAMVDSASAIREIGQRTNEIGTIVDTINLIAERTNLLSLNASIEAARAGEAGRGFAVVAEEIRNLADRAAQATGEIGGIIKALQVFVQNAVNQSDEGLRVAEESGRLSEEGAAGLQKILDGVGETAELVTQITRACEEQLDAGQTVLNAVHLTAEQAKEVSTATSEQSMAAQGIVRSALEMRKTVQQVAKATNEQARSAREVMKASQNTTLLASQVRKAMMEQAKGTQQAMQAIEVMRKGMMNITRALSEQSQAGEQIAQESQRLSALIQKVSQGMNSQSTDATQVVAAVVSMRQQSEQVAKAMKEQSIGIEQMTEAIEAISQEMRTIAKHNREHSSASQVVLDALEDIREITQRNAQGVLQTQKATAQLLEQAGELNQLVARGSADRDGY from the coding sequence ATGGCTAAAAATCAAAGCAATAAGAAAAAGAAAAACGGATCCAAAAACGGCCACATAGCCGACGGGGGAAGAGAGCAAATTCGGGATGAATTTCGCGATCGCTTCCAAGAACGGGCCGTCGTCGTCAGCCGCCAAGCCAACGAAATTTACGAAATTGCCGCCCAAGTTGCCCGAGGGGCCGAGTCCCAACAAGAATCGATCGAGCGCAGTTGTAGCGAAATGAGGGACATGGCGACTTCCCTCACCCAAACGACCAGCCAAGTCGAATCCGTGGCCAGTTCCTCCGAGCAAATCGTTTCCTCGATCAACGAAATGGCCGCCTCCATCGAGCAAGTCACCGCCAGTACCCAAGAATTGGCCACCGGGTTGAAACAAACCAGCGCGGCGATCGAGCAAACCACCCACTCGATCGCCCAAGTCAGCAACAACGCCCAGGAAATGTCAACCTCGGCGACCCAAGTCACCGCCTCGATGACCGAGATCGCCAGTTCCATTCAAAACGTCAACGTCGATACGGACAATCTCGCCTCCGGACTCAACGAAACCGCCGCCTCGATGGAAGAAATGACCGCCTCGATCCAGGGGGTCGCCGAGAACGCCGACGATTTGAGCGCCGCCGCCGAACAAACCAGCGCATCGATTAACGAAATGGCCGCCTCCATCGAAGAAGTCTCCGCCACCAGCGAGAACATGGCGGTCAGCGTCGAAGAAGTTTCGACCTCGATCGAAGAAATGGCGCGATCGATCGAAGGGGTCGCCGAAAACGCCAAACAGATTACCGAAGCCGCCACCAGTGCGGCGACCAGTGCCGAGCAACTCGATCGCTCGATCCACTCCGTCGCCACCCTCACCCAAAAAGCAGACCAGATCACCCGCCGAGTCGCCAGCGATGCCAAAGACGGCGGGGCGACCGTTCAAAAATCGATCCAAGGGCTCACCCGAGTCCGCACGGCGATGGTAGACTCCGCCAGTGCGATTCGCGAAATCGGCCAGCGCACCAACGAAATCGGCACGATTGTCGATACGATTAACTTAATTGCCGAACGGACGAACTTACTCTCGCTCAATGCCTCGATCGAGGCCGCCCGGGCGGGAGAGGCGGGACGCGGCTTTGCGGTAGTCGCCGAAGAAATCCGCAATTTGGCCGATCGCGCCGCCCAAGCCACGGGGGAAATTGGCGGGATTATCAAAGCCTTGCAAGTGTTCGTCCAAAATGCGGTGAACCAGTCCGACGAAGGCTTGCGAGTCGCCGAAGAAAGCGGTCGCCTCTCGGAAGAAGGGGCGGCGGGCTTGCAGAAAATTCTCGACGGCGTCGGCGAAACTGCCGAGTTAGTCACTCAAATCACCCGGGCGTGCGAAGAGCAACTCGATGCGGGTCAGACGGTGCTCAATGCGGTTCATCTGACGGCGGAACAAGCGAAAGAAGTTTCCACGGCGACGAGCGAACAATCGATGGCGGCGCAAGGGATCGTGCGTTCGGCTCTGGAAATGCGCAAAACCGTGCAGCAGGTGGCGAAAGCGACGAACGAACAGGCCCGTTCGGCGCGAGAAGTGATGAAAGCGTCCCAAAATACGACCCTATTAGCGAGCCAAGTGCGCAAGGCGATGATGGAGCAAGCCAAAGGGACGCAACAGGCGATGCAGGCGATCGAGGTGATGAGAAAGGGAATGATGAATATTACCCGGGCCTTGAGCGAGCAGTCCCAAGCGGGGGAACAAATCGCCCAGGAATCCCAACGGTTGAGCGCGTTGATTCAAAAGGTTTCCCAGGGGATGAATTCGCAATCGACCGATGCGACCCAAGTGGTGGCGGCAGTGGTTTCGATGCGGCAGCAGTCCGAACAGGTGGCGAAAGCGATGAAAGAGCAGAGTATCGGGATCGAACAGATGACCGAGGCGATCGAGGCGATTTCGCAGGAAATGCGGACGATCGCCAAACACAATCGCGAACATAGTAGCGCGTCTCAAGTGGTTCTCGATGCCTTGGAGGACATTCGCGAGATTACCCAACGCAATGCCCAAGGGGTTTTGCAAACCCAAAAGGCAACGGCGCAACTGCTCGAACAAGCGGGGGAGTTAAACCAGTTGGTCGCACGGGGGTCGGCGGATCGTGACGGATATTAA
- a CDS encoding HEAT repeat domain-containing protein — protein MTIGIFTTDTEGIVRSWDDRLAAMTRIPEAAARGRELSELIPDLEARGLGDRFRRVWSEGTVETLSPLFHRYLIPCPPAIASSGFEYMQQKVTIAPLQEDTRIVGAIVTVEDVTERLERERQGGSEASAEAVKAPAAEAKTRLAALGDDRWDVRRAAVDSLVRESDSDTMVELLRSLRAEHANPSVLNSILQVLVLSNLDPLPALIECLRDPEVDLRIYAALTLGDRRDPRGIPALIEALDDPDANVRYHAIDALKMLKAREAVESIAAIAESEDFFLAFPALEALIRIGDGTIAPRLVPLLDRELLYPTTAQLLGTLGDASVVPPMVATIRRWCEPPSESSTAPPDSLAPPLSERLRAVVGAIAAIYRRYDKNYREGSYIVELTRHAFGGDPPALMPPRECEALLCAISGATGSELSDLVLLLGWFQGEAIETVLVELLNEPSVRNQVLYTISRYGRRICEKVLEQLEAPSSSTRKAAAIALGRIGDPRAVGPLTELLHAEPDLGVAAANALAQIGDAQAFESLLELLGHPEASLRLAAIGALNSLGHPDLSARIFDCLGNFDPYVRESAVKIAGYFAFPNCFDRLFACLTDPHERVRRAAIEQLPLFEDLGHFGQTLPHACEILRQALREETPPVRAAAAHSLGHFPWSLAFEPLREALDDEDPWVRYYAVRSLIKSAKHHTRGDRTTAIDGEAIAVLLDRVQHDPANPVRAASAEALGHFGAVEAVPLLVSLSDSEEGDGDVARAAVQALGEILSEPESNEETEEALAALLKVLRSRDPQRRLHAIRASVDCPNPEIEKVLRWQAATENDPMVFLAAIDALSRRGTDSAIATLIELTLESRCREACIDALAHREPRDCRPLERRIAAIAQGLSHRHPEARRATIEVLARLKHPEASALVLSALEDGDASVRLSATVALGHLGNPCAETKLAHLARHDPDIGVRRAAQKILQY, from the coding sequence ATGACGATTGGTATTTTTACGACGGATACAGAGGGGATCGTCCGTTCTTGGGACGATCGGTTGGCGGCGATGACGCGGATTCCGGAAGCTGCCGCCCGGGGTCGGGAGTTGAGCGAGTTAATTCCCGATCTCGAAGCGCGGGGGTTGGGCGATCGGTTTCGGCGGGTGTGGAGCGAGGGAACGGTGGAAACCCTTTCGCCGTTGTTCCATCGCTATTTGATTCCCTGTCCTCCGGCGATCGCCTCGTCGGGTTTCGAGTACATGCAGCAAAAGGTGACGATCGCCCCGTTACAGGAGGATACGCGCATTGTCGGGGCGATCGTCACCGTGGAAGACGTGACGGAACGCTTGGAACGGGAACGACAGGGGGGTTCGGAGGCTTCGGCGGAGGCAGTGAAGGCGCCCGCCGCCGAAGCCAAAACGCGCTTGGCAGCCCTCGGGGACGATCGCTGGGACGTCCGACGGGCGGCGGTGGATTCCCTCGTGCGCGAAAGCGATTCGGACACGATGGTGGAACTGTTGCGATCGCTGCGGGCGGAACACGCCAATCCGAGCGTCCTCAACAGTATTTTGCAAGTGTTGGTCTTGAGCAATCTCGACCCGCTTCCCGCCTTGATCGAATGTCTGCGCGATCCGGAAGTGGATTTGCGGATTTACGCGGCGCTGACCTTGGGCGATCGCCGCGACCCGCGCGGGATTCCAGCCTTGATCGAGGCCCTCGACGACCCGGATGCGAACGTTCGCTATCACGCGATCGACGCCTTGAAAATGTTGAAAGCCCGCGAAGCGGTCGAATCGATCGCGGCGATCGCCGAATCGGAAGATTTCTTTTTGGCCTTTCCCGCCCTCGAAGCCCTGATCCGCATCGGGGACGGCACCATCGCCCCGCGTCTGGTGCCCTTGCTCGATCGCGAGCTTCTCTACCCCACCACGGCCCAATTGTTAGGAACCCTCGGCGATGCCAGCGTGGTGCCGCCGATGGTGGCGACGATCCGGCGATGGTGCGAGCCGCCTTCAGAGAGTTCGACCGCGCCGCCGGATTCCCTGGCGCCGCCGTTGAGCGAACGCTTGCGGGCCGTGGTCGGCGCGATCGCCGCGATTTACCGCCGCTACGACAAAAATTATAGGGAAGGGAGTTATATCGTCGAACTCACCCGCCACGCCTTCGGCGGCGATCCTCCGGCGCTGATGCCCCCCCGAGAATGCGAAGCCCTCCTCTGCGCGATCTCCGGGGCCACGGGTTCGGAACTGAGCGACTTGGTACTCCTGCTCGGATGGTTCCAGGGAGAGGCGATCGAAACGGTCTTGGTGGAACTGTTAAACGAACCGAGTGTTAGAAATCAGGTATTATACACGATTAGTCGCTACGGCAGGCGAATATGTGAGAAAGTGTTGGAGCAGTTGGAAGCGCCCAGTTCCTCCACCCGCAAAGCCGCCGCGATCGCCCTCGGACGCATCGGCGACCCCCGCGCCGTCGGTCCGTTGACCGAACTGCTGCACGCCGAGCCCGACTTGGGAGTAGCGGCGGCCAATGCCCTCGCTCAGATTGGGGACGCTCAAGCGTTCGAGTCCTTGCTCGAATTGTTGGGCCATCCCGAAGCCAGCCTGCGTCTGGCGGCGATCGGCGCCCTCAACTCCTTGGGACATCCGGATTTGAGCGCTCGGATTTTCGACTGCTTGGGGAATTTCGACCCCTACGTGCGCGAGTCGGCGGTCAAAATTGCCGGATATTTCGCCTTTCCCAACTGTTTCGATCGCCTGTTCGCCTGTTTGACCGACCCTCACGAGCGGGTTCGCCGCGCCGCGATCGAACAGTTACCGTTATTTGAAGACCTCGGTCACTTCGGCCAAACCCTGCCCCACGCCTGCGAGATTTTGCGTCAAGCCCTGCGAGAAGAAACCCCCCCGGTGCGAGCGGCTGCCGCCCACAGTTTGGGTCACTTCCCCTGGTCGTTGGCCTTCGAGCCTTTGCGCGAGGCCCTCGACGACGAGGATCCCTGGGTTCGCTATTATGCGGTACGATCGCTGATCAAAAGTGCGAAACATCATACCCGAGGCGATCGCACCACCGCGATCGACGGCGAGGCGATCGCCGTGCTGCTGGACCGAGTGCAACACGACCCGGCCAATCCGGTGCGGGCGGCGTCGGCGGAAGCGCTCGGACATTTCGGCGCGGTGGAAGCAGTTCCCCTGCTGGTCAGCTTGAGCGACAGCGAGGAGGGTGACGGCGACGTGGCCCGGGCTGCAGTTCAGGCATTAGGGGAAATCCTCAGCGAACCGGAAAGCAACGAGGAGACCGAGGAAGCCCTCGCCGCCTTGTTGAAAGTGCTGCGATCGCGCGACCCCCAACGACGGCTCCACGCCATCCGCGCCTCGGTAGACTGTCCCAATCCGGAGATCGAAAAGGTCTTGCGCTGGCAAGCCGCAACCGAAAACGATCCGATGGTGTTCTTGGCGGCGATCGATGCCTTGTCCCGACGGGGAACGGATTCGGCGATCGCCACCTTGATCGAATTGACCTTAGAATCGCGCTGCCGCGAGGCTTGTATCGACGCCTTGGCCCATCGCGAACCGCGCGACTGCCGCCCCCTGGAACGACGGATCGCCGCGATCGCCCAAGGATTGAGCCACCGCCATCCCGAAGCCCGACGCGCCACCATCGAAGTCCTCGCGCGCTTGAAACATCCGGAAGCTTCCGCTCTCGTCCTTTCGGCGTTAGAAGACGGCGACGCCAGCGTGCGCCTGAGTGCCACCGTCGCCCTCGGTCACTTGGGCAATCCCTGTGCAGAAACCAAATTGGCTCACTTGGCTCGCCACGACCCGGATATCGGCGTGCGTCGGGCCGCTCAAAAGATCCTGCAATATTAG
- a CDS encoding CheR family methyltransferase → MTFVSEPLDLPDTIFVLLRDLIHERTGLYYEPGKREMLAYKLSPRAIECGCDSFLDYYYLLKYDANADREWVQVLDALAVPETFFWRESEQIEALVDVILPQYWKAKTEPSRLSRPFRIWSAACSSGEEPLSIAIALHEGGWFDRMPIEIYGTDASTRAIAQAKKGLYRERSFRTISPTLKRKYFTPTGHQWQIAPEIHRRIQWAVTNLLVPTQNWKFAGSDVIFCRNVFIYFSEDSIRKTVSFFFDRMPSPGYLSIGASESLLKLNTDFQFQEIGGAFVYLKH, encoded by the coding sequence ATGACCTTCGTTTCAGAACCCCTGGATTTGCCCGATACGATATTTGTCCTCTTGCGCGATTTAATTCACGAACGGACGGGTTTGTATTACGAACCGGGCAAACGAGAGATGCTCGCTTACAAGCTTTCTCCGCGCGCGATCGAGTGTGGCTGCGATTCCTTTTTGGACTATTATTACCTGCTCAAATACGATGCCAATGCCGATCGCGAATGGGTGCAAGTTTTAGACGCCCTGGCCGTTCCCGAAACGTTTTTTTGGCGCGAAAGCGAGCAAATCGAAGCCCTCGTCGATGTCATTCTTCCTCAATATTGGAAGGCAAAAACCGAACCGTCAAGATTGTCACGACCGTTTCGGATTTGGAGTGCGGCGTGTTCCTCCGGGGAAGAACCACTCTCGATCGCGATCGCCCTTCACGAAGGGGGGTGGTTCGACCGAATGCCGATCGAAATTTATGGGACCGATGCCTCCACTCGGGCGATCGCTCAAGCAAAAAAAGGGCTCTACCGCGAGCGTTCCTTTCGCACGATCTCGCCGACGCTCAAACGTAAATATTTTACGCCAACCGGACACCAATGGCAGATCGCCCCCGAGATTCACCGCCGCATTCAATGGGCCGTTACCAATTTACTCGTCCCCACTCAAAATTGGAAATTTGCCGGGTCGGATGTTATTTTTTGCCGCAATGTTTTTATCTATTTCTCCGAAGATTCGATCCGCAAAACCGTTTCCTTTTTTTTCGATCGAATGCCCAGTCCCGGATATTTATCGATCGGCGCTTCCGAATCTCTTTTAAAACTCAATACCGATTTTCAGTTTCAAGAAATTGGAGGTGCTTTTGTTTATCTTAAGCATTAA
- a CDS encoding response regulator, whose product MAKILIVDDSSLARRMLRQILEQRGHTTLEASEGLMAIEQYFIEKPDLVLLDLVMTGMPGLEVLEQLCQMDRDAKIIVATADLQDITRCEVEKAGAKAVINKPFMATKVIDAVNGVLGG is encoded by the coding sequence ATGGCTAAAATCTTAATTGTAGATGATTCGAGTTTGGCTCGCCGGATGTTACGTCAAATTTTAGAACAACGGGGTCATACGACCCTAGAAGCATCCGAAGGACTGATGGCGATCGAACAGTATTTTATCGAAAAACCCGATCTAGTTCTGCTCGATTTAGTCATGACGGGAATGCCGGGTCTTGAAGTACTCGAACAGTTATGTCAAATGGATCGAGATGCCAAAATTATTGTCGCGACTGCGGACCTTCAAGACATAACGCGATGCGAAGTGGAAAAAGCCGGAGCAAAAGCCGTTATTAACAAGCCATTTATGGCCACCAAAGTGATCGATGCAGTCAATGGCGTTTTAGGAGGCTAG
- a CDS encoding chemotaxis protein CheC — MTILNEQQQDAVTELINIGFARTAASLSDLTGHRILLNAPQVSVHPMEELLPELSSFIQGEVATVSQIFNGSIAGNALLVLNYEGAMMLTDLLLPHDYPSSHRLDASACEVLTEVGNILLNACLSVFGNLLKIYISFSVPSLHLEALSVLLDSLTIGDEGMKYALVVYTKFTMRDSSVNGYLLIVLGVLSLDSFLEAIDTWSQSGELPT, encoded by the coding sequence ATGACCATACTTAACGAACAGCAGCAAGATGCAGTTACCGAGTTAATTAATATCGGTTTTGCTCGCACGGCAGCATCGTTATCGGACTTGACCGGACATCGCATTTTACTCAATGCTCCCCAAGTTTCCGTCCATCCGATGGAAGAACTTTTACCAGAACTCAGCAGTTTTATTCAAGGAGAAGTCGCAACAGTCAGTCAAATTTTCAACGGGTCGATCGCCGGAAATGCTTTATTAGTTTTGAACTACGAAGGGGCAATGATGCTTACCGATTTGCTATTGCCTCACGATTACCCATCGAGTCACCGTCTCGACGCTTCCGCCTGTGAAGTTTTGACGGAAGTTGGTAATATTTTGCTCAATGCTTGTTTGAGTGTGTTCGGTAATCTTCTCAAGATTTATATCTCTTTTTCCGTGCCGAGTTTGCATCTCGAAGCCCTCAGTGTTTTACTCGATTCCCTGACCATCGGCGATGAGGGAATGAAATACGCCCTCGTGGTTTATACGAAATTCACAATGCGCGATAGTTCTGTCAATGGATATTTATTAATTGTTTTGGGGGTTCTGTCTTTAGATTCATTTCTTGAGGCGATCGATACTTGGTCGCAATCGGGGGAATTGCCAACTTAA
- a CDS encoding protein-glutamate methylesterase/protein-glutamine glutaminase, whose protein sequence is MNQIIKVLIVDDSAYVRKMVKEMLYRSPFIEVVGTAHNGQEALELVEQLNPDVVTLDLIMPEMDGVEFLRQQMAKRPIPAIVVSIASEDGQKTLAALEAGAVDFVHKPTALATEKIFEISDDLIEKVKAAATIAPHHLLGTEVKPQVVSSPLSAQFHKSVDLVAIGISTGGPQALANLIPQLPSDFPVPIAIVLHMPVGYTDMYARRLDEQSSLTVLEAEEGQILRPGLVTIAKAGRHLKFLVHSDGTTRVHLDARPFDTLHRPSVDVMFRSAADVFGARVLGVVMTGMGCDGKEGAAWIKAKGGTIVTEAEESCVVYGMPRSLVEAGLSDRQVPLKQMAQVILNSI, encoded by the coding sequence ATGAATCAAATCATCAAAGTGCTAATTGTGGACGATTCTGCTTACGTCCGTAAAATGGTTAAAGAAATGTTGTATCGCAGTCCGTTTATTGAAGTGGTAGGGACGGCGCATAACGGTCAAGAAGCATTGGAACTGGTAGAACAACTCAACCCAGACGTGGTGACTTTAGATTTGATCATGCCGGAAATGGACGGGGTGGAGTTTTTGCGCCAGCAAATGGCAAAGCGACCGATTCCGGCAATTGTTGTCAGTATTGCCAGTGAAGATGGCCAAAAAACTCTCGCTGCTTTAGAAGCGGGAGCGGTAGATTTCGTTCACAAGCCGACGGCGTTAGCGACAGAAAAAATTTTTGAAATTAGTGACGATCTGATTGAAAAAGTGAAAGCAGCCGCCACGATCGCCCCCCATCATTTATTAGGAACTGAAGTGAAACCGCAGGTAGTTTCGTCGCCGCTTTCGGCTCAATTTCACAAATCGGTGGATTTGGTGGCGATCGGCATTTCTACAGGCGGTCCGCAAGCTTTGGCGAATTTGATTCCTCAGTTGCCCTCCGATTTTCCCGTTCCGATCGCGATCGTGCTGCACATGCCTGTCGGCTATACGGACATGTACGCCCGCCGTCTGGACGAGCAATCCTCCCTGACGGTCCTGGAAGCGGAAGAAGGGCAAATTTTACGTCCCGGTCTGGTGACGATCGCCAAAGCGGGGCGCCATCTCAAGTTCCTGGTTCACTCGGACGGGACCACTCGCGTCCATCTCGATGCCCGTCCCTTCGATACCCTGCACCGTCCCTCGGTGGATGTCATGTTTCGCTCGGCTGCGGATGTTTTCGGCGCCCGGGTCTTGGGAGTTGTGATGACGGGTATGGGTTGCGATGGCAAGGAGGGAGCCGCCTGGATTAAGGCGAAAGGCGGCACGATCGTGACGGAAGCCGAGGAAAGTTGCGTGGTTTACGGAATGCCGCGATCGCTGGTAGAAGCGGGATTGAGCGATCGCCAGGTTCCCTTAAAACAGATGGCTCAAGTGATTCTCAATTCCATTTGA